The nucleotide window CGATAAAATCAAGTCCTGGGCGATCGGTGAAAACGGTTAGAATCAAAATTGCTGCACCTATGATCAGGCTTCCGGCAAGGGTGAGAAAGGGAAGGTGTTTTTTCAGTGAGCTTTCCGCAGCCGACCGCTGCATAAGGGTAATGGGCAGGGTTTGTGCGGCATTTATTGCCGGAAAAACAGATGCAACAAAAGAAGAGAGGATGCCGGCCAGCAGGCCTTTTGCAATGGTTGAGGCGGTGATATGGGTCTGGCTTACCGTTAACACGAAATAGACGTCAGATACCGTGCTGCACACGGCCTGCACCGCACCCTTGCCCAGCAGGATGCCCAGGCAGGTGCCCAGGACAGAGCCAACCAGTGCATAGATCATCACTTCGATCATTACGGTTGAAAAAATGTCACCCCGGGTTGCGCCCAGTGCCCTGAGGGTCCCGTTCAATTGCCTGCGCCGGGTGATGGAAAAGGACACGGTGTTATAGATTAAAAAAATTCCCATGAACAGGGCCAGCATGGAAAATGCGGTCAGGCTGGTTTCAAAGGACCGGGACAGTTGGCGCACAATATGGTTCTGCTGGCTTGTTTCCACAAGCACAACACCTTTGGGCAATATCTTTTGGATCTGTTCTGCCTGGGATGTGTCTGCCAGGATCAGGTCAATACGGGTGATCTCATCCCCAAATCCCAGAATTTCCTGGGCCAGGGAGATGTCCGCCAGGATCAGCCCCTGAAACACCATGTTGGTTGAGGCATCGCTGCTGTTGAGAAAGCCTGAAATAAAGGTTTGAACCTGCCGTGATCCAAATGAAAGGGTGAGGGAGTCATTTTGATTGATGCCATATTGCGCGGCAAGGTTTTTTGATACCAGCACCCCTGAGGTGCGGGTTAAAAGGCCTGAAAGATCATTGCCAAATGTCCAGGACCCGGATCGGGACTGCACCGTCAAATCCCTGAAATACATTTCGGAAAAAGGGTCGATCCCCATGAGTGTCAGGGTCTGCTGATCCAGTTCCCTGACACTGACGTGGGTGGAGATGACCGGTGCGGATCGTTTAATTCCAAGATTGGTTCTAAGTTGCGTAAAAACAGACTGGGGGATTTTGAAATCGCTGCCCACAATCTGGTGGGTGGATCGTGCGGTTATGGCAGCGGTTGACAGTTCAAAAGACTTGCTCACACTGGTTTTGGCGATATCAATGGCGATGACGCCGGCAACCCCCAATGCAATGCCGAATATCAGCAGAAAGGTCCGTAACATATTGTTGCGGCTCTGGCGAAAACAGGTCTTTATCAATGGTTTTTGGATCATGGGTGTATCAATTCATTGTATTGAGGCACCAATGTCCGGCCCAGAACAGAAAAAACCTGGTCAGCATATGAAACGGCTTCCGGGCTGTGGGTGGCCATAACAAGGGTCTTTCCGCTGTTTTTCACCAGGTCTGAAATCAGTTCAAGGATAACCTGACCGGTTTCTGCATCAAGGTTTCCCGTGGGTTCATCCGCAAGAATAATTTGCGGATCATTGACCAGGGATCTTACAATGGCAACCCTTTGCTGCTCTCCTCCTGAAAGTCGGTCCGGGTAATCGTTTCGCCGGTCAAAAAGCTCCACTTTTTTCAGCAGGGAGGCTGCCCGGTCAAGACAGGTTTTTTTCGGCATGCCGTCCAGTTCACAGATCAGGGTAACATTTTCAAGTACAGTGAGTACAGGAATCAGGTTGAAAAACTGATAAATAAACCCGATATGCCTTCGCCTGAACAAGGTTCTTTGGGTGTCGTTCATGTCGGATACACAGGTGCCGTCAACCCGGATACTTCCTTTGTCCGGCACATCAATTCCGCTGATCAGGTTGAGCAACGAACTTTTTCCCACTCCGCTTTTTCCCATGATCACAAAAAACCGGCCCGAGGAAAAACAGGCTGTCATATCGTTGAAAATAACCCTTTTGATTTTATTGTCATCAAAGGTTTTACTGATCCCGGAAAGCAGAATATCCAAAAATCCCCCTTTCGTTTTTTTACGGTTTTTATAGTCCGAGGTCTTCGTTTATCAACACAACTTTGATTCTATTTTTGGGAAACGATTTTTGCGTGATTGTCCATGTGTTGCAGATCCTGGCCTTGCTGCTGCATTCGGAACATGCTCCGGTTTTAACGCATGGCGTTTTCATGTCAAGGCGCATGGCATTGGCTGGTGCCACATAAGTTTTAATCCGGTCCATGGCAGATTCTATATCCGGAACTATCTTATTGCGCCCGATCAGGATCAGGACATTTGTGGGCCCGAATGTAATTGCGCCGACCCTGTTGCCGATCATGTCAAGATTGACCAGATATCCATCCTCGGTCAGGGCGTTGGTTCCGGTGATAAAAAGATCGGTTAAAAGCGCCTGTCGTCTTTTTTGTGCTTTTTCTTCATTGGACAGGGATTTATCAAAGATATCAAGAATATCGAACTCTTTTTGATCTTTAAGATGTTCATAAAGGCCTGTTTTTATAAACGTCATGGAACCGCCCCATGATATGCTTTTAACATTGGCTGCCGGTATGATGGTTTCCAAAGCAAGTTTTAAGGCGTCTGCTGAATTATCCGTGATAAACACTTCAAAATTATTTGACTCAAGGGCCTCTTTTACGTTTTCAAGTTTAAGTTTCCAATAATTATCAATCGGGTTTTTCATTTTTTTCCTTTGTTTTTTAATAATAGATAAATTTAAATCCTGCAGGTTAATGTATGGATGATAATAAAAAAAATCCTGTTGAAAACAAAGTGTTTTTTAATTTTTATAATTATTTTATAAGTGTGCTGACAATAAAATTGATAAAAAATAAGAAGGAACCCCATGAAATATATAGGTGCCCATGTCAGTGCCGCCGGAGGTGTGCAAAACGCTCCTTTAAACGCTCATCGCATCAAAGCAACGGCTTTTGCCCTGTTCACAAAAAATCAGCGGCAATGGCATGCCGCCGCTCTGACAAAAGAAGCCATTGACTCTTTCAAGGAAAATTGCAGCAGATACGGCTATACACCGGACCGGATACTTGCCCATGACAGCTATTTGATCAACCTGGGACACCCGGAAAAATCTGCCCTGGAAAAATCCAGGGCTGCATTTGTTGATGAGCTTCTGCGGTGCAGCCAATTGGGGCTGACCACCTTGAATTTTCATCCTGGCAGCCATTTGCAAAAGGGAAAAGCCATGACAGATACCAGTATTACAAAATGCCTGAAAACTATTTCAGACTCTTTGAACCTGGCATTGGATAAGACCAAAGGGGTGACGGCCGTCATAGAAAATACGGCTGGCCAGGGGACCAACGTGGGATTTTCATTTGAACAGATTGCACAGATGATTCAGGGGGTGGAGGACAAAGAACGTATCGGGGTGTGTATTGATACCTGTCACGCTTTTTCCGCAGGATATGATCTGAAATCAGCCAGAGGATTTGAAGATACCTGGCGGCAATTTGACGATATCATCGGGTTTCAATACCTGAGGGGAATGCACCTTAACGACACAAAAAAGGCATATGCCTCACGGGTGGACCGGCATGAAAGCCTGGGGAAGGGCAACCTTGGAATGGATGTTTTCCGGCGCATCATGGTTTCTCCTCAATGGGACAATATTCCCCTGATATTGGAAACCCCGGACAATACTCTGTGGGCCGGAGAGATTGCTCTTTTAAGGCAATGTAAGCACCTGGACTAAAATTTTTTCCGATTCCAGCTTTGAAGACGGCCTCTCAATCAGCAAAATTCATTGCTATGTACAGGAAGTAACTTGTGTCCAGGTGTTTATTGCTTTAGAGAAAAATAAGTGCCTGAGCAGAAAAAATTCTATAAAATCATAATGAGGGTCACCTTTTTAAAATCTGTAGGCAATGGTGGCCCCAAGGCTGCGGGAGGGGCCGTCAATGCCGACGATCGAATTTAAAAACGGATTGATAAATGTCATATACTCCTTATCAAGAATGTTTTTCCCCCACAGGGTAAATTCAAAATTTCGCCACTCATAGCCCAGGCGCAGGTTCACGATCTCATAGGCCCCTTGCCGGGCTGTGTTGGCCGAATCCCCGTAAAAGGGACCTGTGCCCAGAAGATCGACCCGGCCGAACAGTCCCATGGACGACCGGTATTGAAAGCCGAGGTTGAAGGTGTACTTGGGGGCGTAGGTCAGATAATTACCTGAATAATCCTTTTCAATCAGGGCACTGCCCTCCCTGACTACGGTCGTAAAATCGTCGTACACGGCCCGGTTCACTCCAAGTCCTGCAAAGAAGTCCAGTCCCTGGATTGGTCTTGCTTCAATCTGGAGTTCAACCCCTTTTGAGTGGGCATTGGCCGCATTGGAGATGGTCAGCACGGCAAGTGTGGGGTGTAGTTGGGAGACCTGCTTGTCCTCCATTTGGATATAAAAGGCTGACAGGTTAACCATAAGCCGTTGGTTCAGCCATGTGGATTTTACCCCCATTTCATAATTCCAGGTGTATTCGGGTCCGTAGTCAAAGGTTTCCCTGGTGCCGGTGTTCCCCCAGTTAAAGCCCCCCGGCATATATCCTTTGGCAGCGGATGTATAGGCCATGACATGTTCTGACAGATCATAGTCCAGTGATAACTTGGGCAAAATTTTATGATAACTCAACTCCCCGTCATAGTCCCTGTTCTGCACCGAATCCTGAAGGTATCCTTCTGTGGTATGGTAATCCAGCCGCAGGCCTGCGGTAAGGTGCAGCCTGTCAAAAGGCGTATACCTGCCCTGGCCGAAAATCGCTGCTCCCTCGGTTTCTACGTCCGTAACAGGGTTCATGTACACCATATTGGCAGACAGGATTTCGTACTTGTAATCAAAAAAAGATTCCTCACGGAAGGCAAAAAAACCTGCCAGCCATTCAAAGGATCCGTTTTTTATGGAGGATATCCTGAATTCCTGGCTGTAATGGCGTTCGTCCATATACAGGGGATTGATCCGTTGGTTGGAAGGGTCGTCCCACATATCACAGTCATTGACTTTATCCAGGCTCTGGTTTTGGATGCCTGACACGGATAAAAAGGTGAAAGCAGGGGCGTAATACTTTATGCGCAGGGTCTGGCCGTTCCAGTCCTGGTTCAGATAAGCATCGCAATCACTTTTGATTTTATTCTTCCCGGTTGCATGATTTCCGTACAGAAGTCTTCCACCGGCCCCGTGGTCATCGGCATCAGCAGCGTCAGCGGTTAAAGAGATGTCCCAAAGATCCCCCGGTGTCCACCTGAGGGTGAACCTGCCTGCCAGGTGGGAAATATCCGCAGCGCTCTCATCTCCTGTGGAGAGATTTTCCAGGTGTCCGTCCGAAGATTTGTATTGAAAAGCGCCGCCCAGATACAGCGTATCTTTGATCATAGGGCCCTTGAGACTCAGCCCTGTCCTGAAGGTATTTTGGCTGGCGTATTCTGTGAGGATTTGACCGTTAAACTCATTGTCCGGCTGCCTTGTGACGATGTTGATCACGCCGGATTCTGAATTCCTTCCGTACAGGGTACTCTGGGGACCCTTGAGGATTTCCGCACGTTCAAGGTCGAACAGGTCGATGTTCTGCATATAGTGCATGGGATAACTGGCATCATCCACATAAAACCCTGCAGGAGAATAAGTACATCCCCTGAAAGGAGAGATTCCCC belongs to Desulfobacula toluolica Tol2 and includes:
- a CDS encoding lactate utilization protein, with protein sequence MKNPIDNYWKLKLENVKEALESNNFEVFITDNSADALKLALETIIPAANVKSISWGGSMTFIKTGLYEHLKDQKEFDILDIFDKSLSNEEKAQKRRQALLTDLFITGTNALTEDGYLVNLDMIGNRVGAITFGPTNVLILIGRNKIVPDIESAMDRIKTYVAPANAMRLDMKTPCVKTGACSECSSKARICNTWTITQKSFPKNRIKVVLINEDLGL
- a CDS encoding ABC transporter permease, translated to MLRTFLLIFGIALGVAGVIAIDIAKTSVSKSFELSTAAITARSTHQIVGSDFKIPQSVFTQLRTNLGIKRSAPVISTHVSVRELDQQTLTLMGIDPFSEMYFRDLTVQSRSGSWTFGNDLSGLLTRTSGVLVSKNLAAQYGINQNDSLTLSFGSRQVQTFISGFLNSSDASTNMVFQGLILADISLAQEILGFGDEITRIDLILADTSQAEQIQKILPKGVVLVETSQQNHIVRQLSRSFETSLTAFSMLALFMGIFLIYNTVSFSITRRRQLNGTLRALGATRGDIFSTVMIEVMIYALVGSVLGTCLGILLGKGAVQAVCSTVSDVYFVLTVSQTHITASTIAKGLLAGILSSFVASVFPAINAAQTLPITLMQRSAAESSLKKHLPFLTLAGSLIIGAAILILTVFTDRPGLDFIGVFLIFFGSALLAPIIILLSVMGLLAVFGRSWGVMAKMALRNIVRSLSRTSVLIASLMVATSVYIGIDIMTGSFRFSIIDWVDGHIGGDIHVSSSDTLNRALSPELLKDIQALPEVASVSAYNIHRNFSRTSGEVHIFSYLTDLSTKHWSWTAAEESQLPDMLEKGWIFVSEIFAQKNHIESKSGAKVILETRKGPKSFKIAGIFRDFFMGGGRIVVSRNVMKQFWGYEDITSMQVFLNPNTAVNPVIETIRSFIPETAGIRVVSGASIKQNILDVFDKTFLITSALQVLTAIVALTGILNSVMAMLLERTRELGILRACGAKTRQVANLLLWECGLAGFISGVMALPLGVCLSWVLINIVNRRAFGWTYDMVISPEILIQAVALCCLATVVAGIFPAIRAGRTDIGKALHME
- a CDS encoding ABC transporter ATP-binding protein, whose product is MDILLSGISKTFDDNKIKRVIFNDMTACFSSGRFFVIMGKSGVGKSSLLNLISGIDVPDKGSIRVDGTCVSDMNDTQRTLFRRRHIGFIYQFFNLIPVLTVLENVTLICELDGMPKKTCLDRAASLLKKVELFDRRNDYPDRLSGGEQQRVAIVRSLVNDPQIILADEPTGNLDAETGQVILELISDLVKNSGKTLVMATHSPEAVSYADQVFSVLGRTLVPQYNELIHP
- the nfo gene encoding deoxyribonuclease IV: MKYIGAHVSAAGGVQNAPLNAHRIKATAFALFTKNQRQWHAAALTKEAIDSFKENCSRYGYTPDRILAHDSYLINLGHPEKSALEKSRAAFVDELLRCSQLGLTTLNFHPGSHLQKGKAMTDTSITKCLKTISDSLNLALDKTKGVTAVIENTAGQGTNVGFSFEQIAQMIQGVEDKERIGVCIDTCHAFSAGYDLKSARGFEDTWRQFDDIIGFQYLRGMHLNDTKKAYASRVDRHESLGKGNLGMDVFRRIMVSPQWDNIPLILETPDNTLWAGEIALLRQCKHLD
- a CDS encoding TonB-dependent receptor, whose amino-acid sequence is MKQFYRCMIAMLIAMMWGTNVHGKNLESKDDFQLESIVVTAQKREENAQNVPVSMDVFSGTDIEDAGMEKTNDLVRMSSNVNMMDRSCEHIVVIRGISPFRGCTYSPAGFYVDDASYPMHYMQNIDLFDLERAEILKGPQSTLYGRNSESGVINIVTRQPDNEFNGQILTEYASQNTFRTGLSLKGPMIKDTLYLGGAFQYKSSDGHLENLSTGDESAADISHLAGRFTLRWTPGDLWDISLTADAADADDHGAGGRLLYGNHATGKNKIKSDCDAYLNQDWNGQTLRIKYYAPAFTFLSVSGIQNQSLDKVNDCDMWDDPSNQRINPLYMDERHYSQEFRISSIKNGSFEWLAGFFAFREESFFDYKYEILSANMVYMNPVTDVETEGAAIFGQGRYTPFDRLHLTAGLRLDYHTTEGYLQDSVQNRDYDGELSYHKILPKLSLDYDLSEHVMAYTSAAKGYMPGGFNWGNTGTRETFDYGPEYTWNYEMGVKSTWLNQRLMVNLSAFYIQMEDKQVSQLHPTLAVLTISNAANAHSKGVELQIEARPIQGLDFFAGLGVNRAVYDDFTTVVREGSALIEKDYSGNYLTYAPKYTFNLGFQYRSSMGLFGRVDLLGTGPFYGDSANTARQGAYEIVNLRLGYEWRNFEFTLWGKNILDKEYMTFINPFLNSIVGIDGPSRSLGATIAYRF